One window of Chryseobacterium indologenes genomic DNA carries:
- a CDS encoding T9SS type B sorting domain-containing protein gives MKKDILIFLLTILLCLPGRLFSQTYQLTGNPINTTGWDLVSDAIVSGDFVRLTTDQTSRYGAVKLSTPITLSYCDKWKVEFDFRIDGNGTAQFGKGDGFTFWYLANPPTGFVSGGGLGIPANASGLMVGFDIFNNTTEGQMSKVHILYGTNNTAGNNIEFNTTPGSTFHSPDLIATQPFVGDTYRHVEVNGETDLTNPTNWIIKVRINGVLIVDQSFAPSGGAVGMSQGYFGFSAATGGASARHSIKDVKVFVDKVPILSNTVTPFVCTNPATGNGVVDLTSFNSQFVNNPANYVFTYYVLGSSTPIANPASFQYSGNTTIKVVVKDPTSTLCDNGDGVIQLNPTPFAATDASLTGCNNNNAGTATFDLNTAAVTTVAGATKEFYPTLYDLNNGTNQITNPSAYASAAATLYVRVTTPQGCVSTAKVTLNIYPVVVVNDVEIKSCFIETNPSMASFNLTGAVVSQGGLTKEYYPSLTDAISGTNAISTPAAYIAPNGVVYIKVFSANGCYSIAKVTLTVIPPVFSRTLLDQTICIENTTTLDAGAGFKSYEWSTGATTQSIKNVGVGTYWVKLKTGDCIATQKVTVYPSDNPVVTTVDISGSTVTIYANGGTPPYQYSMDNINWQDSNIFTNIARGEAKIYVRDGYNCVPVEVNITVPNLINVITPNDDGINDFVDYSALANKQNLEIGIFDRYGYKMFQADKTNGYKWAGTTNGSKKVPTGNYWYSVSWNENNKNSTPIKFSGWIVVKNRE, from the coding sequence ATGAAAAAAGATATACTCATTTTTTTACTGACTATCTTATTATGCTTGCCGGGAAGGTTATTTTCACAAACATACCAACTTACCGGAAACCCTATAAATACAACAGGTTGGGATCTTGTCTCTGATGCTATAGTAAGCGGAGACTTTGTAAGACTTACCACCGATCAGACCAGCAGATACGGGGCTGTAAAATTATCCACTCCTATTACCCTGAGCTATTGTGATAAATGGAAAGTGGAATTCGATTTCAGAATTGACGGAAACGGAACTGCTCAGTTCGGAAAAGGAGATGGCTTTACTTTCTGGTATCTTGCCAATCCACCTACAGGATTCGTTTCAGGAGGAGGGCTTGGTATTCCCGCAAATGCTTCCGGACTAATGGTTGGTTTTGATATCTTCAATAACACTACTGAGGGGCAGATGAGTAAAGTTCACATTCTTTATGGCACCAATAATACAGCTGGTAATAATATCGAATTCAACACTACTCCGGGAAGTACATTCCATTCTCCGGACCTTATTGCCACTCAACCGTTTGTAGGAGATACTTACAGACACGTTGAAGTAAACGGAGAAACAGACCTTACCAATCCCACAAACTGGATTATTAAAGTAAGAATCAACGGGGTACTTATCGTAGATCAGTCTTTTGCTCCTTCCGGAGGTGCAGTGGGAATGTCACAGGGGTATTTCGGTTTTTCTGCCGCAACCGGAGGTGCAAGTGCAAGACATTCTATTAAAGATGTTAAAGTATTCGTAGATAAAGTTCCTATTTTAAGTAATACGGTAACTCCTTTCGTATGTACAAATCCCGCTACCGGAAATGGTGTAGTGGACCTTACTTCTTTCAACTCTCAATTTGTCAATAATCCTGCAAACTACGTTTTCACTTATTATGTTTTGGGAAGTTCCACCCCTATTGCCAATCCTGCAAGTTTCCAATATTCAGGAAATACTACCATCAAGGTTGTGGTAAAAGATCCTACTTCTACGCTTTGTGATAATGGTGACGGAGTCATTCAGCTTAATCCTACTCCATTTGCTGCAACAGATGCAAGCCTTACAGGTTGTAATAATAACAATGCAGGAACAGCCACATTTGATCTTAACACTGCCGCTGTAACGACTGTAGCTGGGGCTACCAAAGAATTCTATCCAACTTTATATGATCTCAATAACGGAACTAATCAAATTACAAACCCTTCCGCCTACGCTTCAGCAGCAGCTACTTTATATGTAAGAGTAACTACTCCTCAGGGTTGTGTAAGTACAGCTAAAGTTACACTTAACATCTATCCTGTTGTTGTTGTCAATGATGTTGAAATAAAATCCTGCTTTATAGAAACCAATCCATCTATGGCATCGTTTAATCTTACAGGAGCTGTCGTTTCTCAAGGTGGACTAACAAAAGAATATTACCCATCTTTAACTGACGCCATCAGCGGAACAAATGCGATCTCTACGCCGGCAGCATACATCGCACCTAATGGAGTTGTTTACATTAAAGTATTCAGCGCAAACGGATGTTATTCAATTGCCAAGGTTACTTTAACTGTCATTCCTCCGGTTTTCTCAAGAACATTACTTGATCAGACGATCTGTATAGAAAATACAACCACATTAGATGCAGGGGCAGGTTTCAAAAGCTATGAATGGAGCACAGGAGCTACAACTCAATCTATCAAGAATGTAGGTGTAGGGACTTATTGGGTAAAACTTAAAACCGGAGATTGTATTGCCACTCAAAAAGTAACAGTATATCCTTCCGATAATCCGGTTGTTACCACTGTTGATATTTCAGGAAGCACAGTGACAATATATGCCAATGGCGGAACTCCTCCTTACCAGTATTCTATGGATAATATCAACTGGCAGGATTCTAATATCTTCACCAATATTGCCAGAGGAGAAGCTAAAATATATGTAAGAGACGGTTATAATTGCGTTCCTGTGGAAGTTAATATTACGGTACCTAATCTGATCAACGTGATCACTCCTAATGATGATGGCATTAATGATTTTGTAGATTATTCTGCACTTGCCAATAAACAGAATCTGGAAATAGGCATCTTCGACAGATATGGTTACAAAATGTTCCAGGCCGATAAAACCAATGGCTACAAGTGGGCAGGTACCACTAATGGAAGTAAAAAAGTTCCTACAGGAAATTACTGGTATTCTGTTTCATGGAATGAAAATAATAAAAACAGTACTCCGATAAAATTCTCAGGTTGGATTGTTGTAAAAAACAGAGAATAA